One Globicephala melas chromosome 4, mGloMel1.2, whole genome shotgun sequence genomic window carries:
- the U2AF1 gene encoding splicing factor U2AF 35 kDa subunit isoform X1, translating into MAEYLASIFGTEKDKVNCSFYFKIGACRHGDRCSRLHNKPTFSQTIALLNIYRNPQNSSQSADGLRCAVSDVEMQEHYDEFFEEVFTEMEEKYGEVEEMNVCDNLGDHLVGNVYVKFRREEDAEKAVIDLNNRWFNGQPIHAELSPVTDFREACCRQYEMGECTRGGFCNFMHLKPISRELRRELYGRRRKKHRSRSRSRERRSRSRDRGRGGGGGGGGGRERDRRRSRDRERSGRF; encoded by the exons AGTCaactgttcattttatttcaaaattggaGCATGTCGTCATGGAGACAGATGCTCTCGGTTGCACAATAAACCGACCTTTAgccag ACCATTGCCCTCTTGAACATTTACCGTAACCCTCAAAACTCTTCCCAGTCTGCTGACGGTTTGCGCT GTGCTGTGAGCGATGTCGAGATGCAGGAACACTATGATGAATTTTTTGAG GAGGTTTTCACAGAAATGGAGGAGAAGTACGGGGAGGTGGAGGAGATGAACGTCTGCGACAACCTCGGAGACCACCTTGTTGGGAACGTGTATGTCAAG TTTCGCCGTGAAGAAGATGCGGAAAAGGCCGTGATTGACCTGAACAACCGCTGGTTTAATGGCCAGCCGATCCACGCCGAGCTCTCCCCTGTGACCGACTTCAGAGAAGCCTGCTGCCGCCAGTACGAGATGGG GGAGTGCACACGGGGAGGCTTCTGCAACTTCATGCACCTGAAGCCCATCTCTCGGGAGCTGCGGCGGGAGTTGTACGGGCGCCGCCGTAAGAA GCATAGGTCGCGGTCCCGCTCTCGGGAGCGTCGCTCTCGGTCTAGAgaccgtggccgcggcggcggcggtggtggCGGCGGGGGACGGGAACGCGACAGGAGGCGGTCGAGAGACCGAGAGAGGTCTGGGCGATTCTGA
- the U2AF1 gene encoding splicing factor U2AF 35 kDa subunit isoform X2, which produces MAEYLASIFGTEKDKVNCSFYFKIGACRHGDRCSRLHNKPTFSQTILIQNIYRNPQNSAQTADGSHCAVSDVEMQEHYDEFFEEVFTEMEEKYGEVEEMNVCDNLGDHLVGNVYVKFRREEDAEKAVIDLNNRWFNGQPIHAELSPVTDFREACCRQYEMGECTRGGFCNFMHLKPISRELRRELYGRRRKKHRSRSRSRERRSRSRDRGRGGGGGGGGGRERDRRRSRDRERSGRF; this is translated from the exons AGTCaactgttcattttatttcaaaattggaGCATGTCGTCATGGAGACAGATGCTCTCGGTTGCACAATAAACCGACCTTTAgccag ACCATCTTGATTCAAAACATCTATCGTAATCCCCAAAACAGTGCACAGACGGCTGACGGCTCACACT GTGCTGTGAGCGATGTCGAGATGCAGGAACACTATGATGAATTTTTTGAG GAGGTTTTCACAGAAATGGAGGAGAAGTACGGGGAGGTGGAGGAGATGAACGTCTGCGACAACCTCGGAGACCACCTTGTTGGGAACGTGTATGTCAAG TTTCGCCGTGAAGAAGATGCGGAAAAGGCCGTGATTGACCTGAACAACCGCTGGTTTAATGGCCAGCCGATCCACGCCGAGCTCTCCCCTGTGACCGACTTCAGAGAAGCCTGCTGCCGCCAGTACGAGATGGG GGAGTGCACACGGGGAGGCTTCTGCAACTTCATGCACCTGAAGCCCATCTCTCGGGAGCTGCGGCGGGAGTTGTACGGGCGCCGCCGTAAGAA GCATAGGTCGCGGTCCCGCTCTCGGGAGCGTCGCTCTCGGTCTAGAgaccgtggccgcggcggcggcggtggtggCGGCGGGGGACGGGAACGCGACAGGAGGCGGTCGAGAGACCGAGAGAGGTCTGGGCGATTCTGA